A single region of the Arthrobacter sp. V1I7 genome encodes:
- a CDS encoding GTP-binding protein, with protein MHVTVVSSLDVFCRQQACAALAADSPGALVVFHDLLEGGLVIRRTFREGRRLEREESTLEHGCLSCTVRLDVVPTVGRLLDSGSRLILGLPPGVAAATAVHALLRGLGDSFTIDSVVLACAPDAVEDQIWDHHTLFESGFTAVPEDDRTPGEFLLGELSFSDTVVLADPALVPVDPAARARGVQLVKELAPHVVLTDSAGVFRPGRHNLAEATARTVPGSVRIPAESSPPFTTVVQRIERPLHPGRFRHALAALAEGSCWLRGRLWVASVPGCRIAVQGIGPRVWLENTGPWQADRKSLPLMSAVDGPDAALAWHPEFGDRGTVLAVTGDDVDAAEIAALLQACELTEAEMAPGAASFADPFDLNQSTETPLRSKS; from the coding sequence ATGCATGTAACTGTTGTGAGCTCCCTAGATGTTTTCTGCCGCCAGCAGGCCTGCGCGGCCCTGGCCGCAGACTCCCCGGGTGCCCTAGTCGTCTTCCATGATCTTCTCGAAGGCGGGCTCGTCATCCGCAGGACCTTCCGGGAGGGCAGGCGCCTGGAGCGGGAGGAATCGACGCTGGAACACGGCTGCCTCAGCTGCACCGTGCGCCTGGACGTCGTGCCCACGGTGGGCCGGCTGCTGGACTCGGGTTCCCGCCTTATTCTGGGTCTGCCCCCGGGGGTGGCCGCGGCAACTGCCGTGCACGCCCTGCTGCGGGGTCTCGGGGATTCGTTCACCATTGATTCGGTGGTGCTGGCCTGCGCCCCGGATGCCGTGGAGGACCAGATCTGGGACCATCACACCCTGTTCGAATCCGGCTTCACTGCCGTCCCGGAGGATGACCGGACGCCGGGGGAATTCCTTTTGGGGGAGCTGTCGTTCAGCGACACGGTCGTGCTGGCCGATCCGGCCCTGGTGCCGGTTGATCCTGCAGCGCGTGCCCGCGGAGTCCAGCTGGTCAAAGAGCTGGCCCCGCACGTGGTGCTGACCGACAGTGCGGGCGTCTTCCGGCCCGGCCGGCACAATCTCGCGGAGGCAACGGCGCGGACCGTCCCGGGTTCGGTGCGGATCCCGGCTGAATCCTCCCCGCCCTTCACCACGGTGGTGCAGCGGATTGAGCGGCCCCTGCACCCGGGCCGCTTCCGCCACGCCCTGGCGGCCCTCGCTGAGGGATCCTGCTGGCTGCGCGGACGGCTCTGGGTGGCCTCGGTACCGGGTTGCAGGATCGCCGTTCAGGGCATCGGACCGAGGGTGTGGCTGGAAAACACCGGCCCCTGGCAGGCTGACCGGAAGTCCCTGCCGTTAATGTCTGCGGTGGACGGTCCTGACGCCGCGCTGGCCTGGCATCCCGAATTCGGCGACCGGGGAACGGTGCTGGCCGTCACCGGCGATGATGTCGACGCGGCCGAAATCGCCGCACTGCTGCAGGCCTGCGAGCTGACCGAGGCGGAGATGGCCCCGGGCGCAGCCTCCTTCGCTGATCCCTTCGACCTTAACCAATCAACTGAGACACCACTGAGGAGCAAGTCATGA
- a CDS encoding DNA/RNA non-specific endonuclease, producing MQSQHALTAEDLSERPGFDEAFLGVRVGIPALDGVESTLLPYTHFSVLMRLDKRLAAVTALGIDGTKLMDLDRSGIQWRLDPRLRADQQTGGMVYAGNDIDRGHLARRASAVWGGTRAEAARANVDTFHYTNAAPQAAKFNQGLALWLGLESYLQDNAADNGRRLVVFTGPIFSDTDPIYRDVQIPLKFFKVAAFMHQGSLAATGYIVDQTPQLADLPDVRSSHITNHISHGNLLILRSYTV from the coding sequence GTGCAAAGCCAGCACGCATTGACTGCGGAGGATCTTTCCGAGCGTCCCGGGTTCGATGAAGCGTTTTTGGGTGTCCGGGTTGGCATTCCGGCCCTGGACGGCGTCGAGTCGACCCTGCTTCCCTACACCCACTTTTCCGTCCTCATGCGGCTGGACAAGCGGCTGGCTGCTGTCACTGCCCTCGGAATTGACGGCACCAAGCTGATGGATCTGGACCGGTCAGGGATCCAGTGGAGATTGGATCCGCGGCTGCGCGCGGACCAGCAGACGGGCGGGATGGTCTACGCCGGCAACGACATCGACCGCGGCCACCTCGCCCGCAGGGCATCAGCAGTATGGGGCGGGACACGGGCGGAAGCTGCCCGGGCCAACGTGGACACTTTCCACTACACGAACGCGGCCCCGCAGGCGGCGAAGTTTAATCAGGGCCTGGCCCTCTGGCTCGGTCTGGAGTCCTACCTGCAGGACAACGCCGCCGACAACGGCCGGCGGCTCGTCGTTTTCACGGGTCCGATCTTCAGTGACACCGACCCCATCTACAGGGACGTGCAGATTCCGCTGAAATTCTTCAAAGTAGCCGCATTCATGCATCAGGGCTCCCTCGCAGCTACCGGATACATCGTGGACCAGACACCCCAGCTGGCGGACCTCCCGGACGTTCGCAGCAGTCACATCACTAATCACATCAGTCACGGCAACCTCCTAATTCTCCGGAGTTACACCGTTTAA
- a CDS encoding WxL protein peptidoglycan domain-containing protein — translation MPQPSPGRLRGIRRARFLPARVLLVLVCAVAALTGPIGGATGDDGKQQVNLSLKPVGQPGSYFSLSMAPGQSRQLKAELGNHGAAAIAARTYAADAYTLINGGVGAKDRDSTPTGATAWLSYPTEVLQLPAGQASVRTFTLTVPAGAAPGDYVSGLVLENDVPIQGSGSVALNQIVRQVIAVAIHVSGPLQPALDLGAASHMISATGPSYPSRSKTPAPRTSNPPALCLFTTATGKPSARPLWPSARSMRAPTRRSRPPWTASSKPGTTP, via the coding sequence ATGCCCCAACCATCCCCCGGCCGGCTGAGAGGGATCCGCCGCGCCCGCTTCCTGCCGGCGCGGGTCCTTCTGGTTCTGGTGTGCGCCGTAGCAGCCTTGACAGGACCCATCGGCGGGGCGACCGGCGATGACGGGAAGCAGCAGGTCAATCTCAGTCTCAAGCCGGTCGGCCAGCCGGGTTCCTATTTCAGCCTGAGCATGGCACCGGGCCAGAGCCGGCAGTTGAAGGCGGAACTGGGCAACCACGGCGCAGCAGCGATCGCGGCACGCACCTACGCAGCGGACGCCTACACCCTGATCAACGGAGGGGTCGGGGCGAAAGACCGCGACAGCACCCCAACCGGCGCCACCGCCTGGCTGTCATATCCGACCGAGGTCCTGCAGTTGCCCGCCGGGCAGGCAAGCGTCCGCACGTTCACGCTCACGGTGCCGGCCGGAGCGGCGCCCGGGGACTACGTCAGCGGCCTTGTTCTGGAAAACGATGTGCCCATCCAGGGCTCGGGGTCCGTCGCGTTGAATCAGATCGTCCGCCAGGTGATCGCCGTGGCCATCCATGTTTCCGGGCCGCTCCAACCGGCCCTCGACCTTGGGGCCGCGAGCCACATGATCAGCGCGACAGGTCCGTCGTATCCGTCCAGATCAAAAACACCGGCACCACGAACCTCAAACCCGCCGGCACTCTGCTTATTCACGACCGCGACGGGAAAACCGTCAGCCAGGCCCCTGTGGCCCTCGGCTCGGTCTATGCGCGCACCGACACGCAGATCGAGACCACCTTGGACGGCAAGCTCCAAACCGGGGACTACACCGTGA
- a CDS encoding CE1759 family FMN reductase, which produces MESGEFKLVVLAAGVSTPSSSRLLADLLAEEAVVGLATSGIPVEPVVIELRDLFADIAAAYSGAVTSRLREAFDRVSAADALVVVSPVFASSYSGMFKAFLDLMDPTAIVDTPTIIGATGGSLRHSLVLEHAMRPLFSYLRAVVVPTSIFATAMDWAAEETTHALRERAQRAAQELTQTVRSSGVPLLMSPPYGQQQAA; this is translated from the coding sequence GTGGAGTCGGGCGAATTCAAGCTGGTGGTCCTGGCTGCCGGCGTCAGTACGCCGTCGTCGAGCCGGTTACTGGCTGACCTGCTCGCTGAAGAGGCGGTGGTTGGCCTTGCTACGTCCGGTATTCCGGTTGAACCAGTGGTGATTGAACTGCGTGATCTCTTTGCTGACATCGCAGCGGCCTACAGTGGAGCGGTCACTTCCCGTCTGCGGGAAGCATTCGACAGGGTCAGTGCCGCGGATGCCTTGGTTGTGGTGAGCCCAGTGTTCGCCAGCTCCTACAGCGGCATGTTCAAGGCGTTTCTGGATCTGATGGATCCGACGGCGATCGTCGACACTCCAACTATTATCGGAGCCACGGGCGGCAGTCTCCGTCATTCCCTGGTGCTGGAGCACGCCATGCGGCCCTTGTTTTCCTACTTGCGAGCAGTTGTGGTTCCGACGTCAATCTTCGCCACTGCCATGGATTGGGCAGCCGAAGAAACCACCCATGCCCTGCGCGAGCGTGCGCAACGGGCCGCTCAAGAACTCACGCAAACAGTCCGCTCAAGTGGTGTTCCGCTACTTATGTCGCCACCGTACGGGCAGCAACAGGCGGCCTAA
- a CDS encoding polysaccharide deacetylase family protein, giving the protein MTLDFCGGPGGSGTDHAALDMLKRLGVPATLFLNARWIHANQTLTRELAVEPLFELANHGTRHAPLSVTGNSAYGIPGTRSSGQVYDEIMSNDSLLTEITGKRPGFFRPGTAYLDDVAAEITLALGVIPTGFSINADAGATYPAPKVAAETAKARPGDIIISHGNHPGSGTAAGLAAAIPALLDKGYAFTPLGAAFP; this is encoded by the coding sequence TTGACGCTGGACTTTTGCGGCGGTCCCGGAGGCTCCGGAACGGATCACGCCGCCCTGGATATGCTGAAACGCCTCGGTGTGCCGGCAACGCTGTTCCTGAACGCGCGTTGGATCCACGCCAACCAAACGCTGACACGGGAACTCGCGGTTGAGCCGCTCTTTGAACTGGCCAACCACGGAACCCGCCACGCGCCGCTGAGCGTGACAGGTAACTCCGCCTACGGGATCCCCGGAACGAGAAGCAGTGGACAGGTCTATGACGAGATCATGTCCAACGACAGCCTCCTGACAGAAATCACCGGTAAGCGCCCGGGCTTTTTCCGTCCCGGCACTGCTTACCTGGACGACGTCGCGGCCGAGATCACTCTCGCCCTCGGCGTGATCCCCACCGGCTTCAGCATCAACGCCGACGCCGGGGCAACCTACCCGGCACCAAAGGTCGCCGCCGAAACGGCCAAAGCCCGGCCTGGTGACATCATCATCTCCCACGGAAACCATCCCGGGTCCGGCACGGCGGCCGGACTCGCGGCAGCGATCCCGGCCCTGCTGGACAAGGGCTATGCCTTCACCCCCCTCGGCGCCGCCTTTCCCTGA
- the ykgO gene encoding type B 50S ribosomal protein L36, which produces MKVRNSLRALKKIPGAQIVRRRGRTFVINKKNPRMKARQG; this is translated from the coding sequence ATGAAAGTACGAAACTCGCTGCGGGCACTGAAAAAAATACCGGGAGCCCAGATTGTCCGCCGCCGCGGCCGCACCTTCGTCATTAACAAGAAAAACCCCCGGATGAAAGCCCGCCAGGGCTGA
- a CDS encoding TetR/AcrR family transcriptional regulator, whose protein sequence is MPSEDRGSKSVRARAPRRDSLRNREALIEAARLAFAAEGLNASLDAIAASAGVGAGTLYRHFPSRSDLWGVVLVEPLNEQLHLAEEALRNPDKWKGLSGYIMASCALEADSRGYLNLMTTRLDESETLLALRRRIQVRVEELVREARDAGAVRSDFRAEDLVFVMLANSRIAEATRDVAPSAWRRNVELFLDGIRPDRATPLTEPPMKPSQVARTMMRPRLRDARRTERKADKVSEA, encoded by the coding sequence ATGCCGAGCGAGGATCGAGGGAGCAAGTCCGTGCGGGCTCGTGCGCCGCGTCGGGACAGTCTCCGCAACAGGGAAGCGCTCATCGAAGCAGCGCGGCTCGCATTCGCGGCGGAGGGCCTCAATGCGTCGCTGGACGCTATCGCGGCGTCGGCCGGAGTTGGCGCCGGAACCCTCTATAGGCACTTTCCTAGCCGGTCGGACTTATGGGGCGTGGTTCTGGTTGAACCCCTCAATGAGCAGTTACACCTTGCCGAGGAGGCCCTGAGGAACCCGGACAAATGGAAGGGCCTCTCGGGTTACATCATGGCCAGTTGCGCACTCGAGGCTGACAGCCGGGGCTACCTCAATCTCATGACGACCAGGCTCGATGAGTCAGAAACGCTTCTGGCGCTTCGCAGGCGGATCCAGGTGCGCGTTGAAGAACTGGTCCGCGAGGCGCGCGATGCGGGGGCGGTCCGGTCGGATTTCAGGGCAGAGGATCTCGTTTTCGTCATGCTCGCCAACAGTCGTATCGCAGAGGCGACGAGGGACGTCGCGCCCAGTGCGTGGCGGCGCAATGTCGAACTGTTCCTTGACGGCATCCGGCCGGACAGGGCTACACCGCTGACTGAACCGCCGATGAAACCCAGCCAGGTCGCCCGGACGATGATGCGTCCACGGCTTCGAGACGCTCGGCGTACGGAACGAAAGGCGGACAAAGTCAGCGAGGCCTGA
- a CDS encoding DoxX family protein yields the protein MFIAASILSLLFSALLVFSAVGKLRKDPKQMAVLELVKATKAAPLLATLEIAAAAGLLVGLAWWPIGIAAGIGAVLYFAGAIVTHLRVGDRAVTSAAVLLGVSVAVVVLRALAL from the coding sequence ATGTTTATAGCAGCATCCATCCTCAGCCTCCTTTTCTCGGCCCTGCTCGTGTTCTCCGCCGTCGGAAAGCTTCGCAAAGACCCTAAACAGATGGCCGTCCTGGAGCTTGTGAAAGCAACCAAAGCGGCGCCACTGCTCGCCACCCTTGAAATCGCCGCAGCAGCCGGTCTGCTCGTCGGTCTCGCCTGGTGGCCCATCGGAATCGCAGCTGGAATTGGTGCAGTTCTTTACTTCGCTGGGGCGATCGTTACACACTTGCGCGTCGGGGATCGCGCCGTGACCAGTGCTGCCGTCCTGCTCGGAGTCAGCGTCGCCGTGGTCGTTCTCAGGGCCCTGGCGCTCTGA
- a CDS encoding Atu2307/SP_0267 family LLM class monooxygenase, with translation MYSFAEAIADPNTGRRINPQERLRDLVEEIELADQVGLDVYGLGEHHREDFAAASPAVVLAAAAARTEKIRLTSAVTVLSSSDPVRVHQDFATLDLLSGGRAEIMAGRGSFTESFPLFGYDLSDYDTLFEEKLDLLLKIRAEERVTWSGRHRASLSDQGVYPRPAQDQLPLWVGVGGSPSSAIRAGKLGLPLSLGIIAGDVRRFAPLVDLYRATALEAGHSESALKVSINAHGYVADSKEQAIDLSYPYFQSAMSTFLNAPFSALPTKQHYGKDTSLQGALVAGSPEDVAEKILFQQSVFGNERFLMQISVGTMPHKEVMRSIELLGTRVAPIVRADSLASAA, from the coding sequence GTGTATTCCTTCGCAGAGGCCATCGCAGACCCGAATACCGGGCGCCGGATTAATCCTCAGGAACGCCTGAGAGACCTCGTCGAGGAAATTGAGCTGGCCGATCAGGTCGGCCTCGACGTGTACGGGCTCGGGGAGCATCATCGTGAAGACTTTGCTGCTGCGAGTCCGGCTGTTGTTCTTGCGGCTGCCGCCGCACGAACCGAGAAGATCCGGCTGACCAGTGCCGTGACCGTGCTCAGCTCGTCAGATCCGGTGCGGGTGCACCAGGACTTCGCGACGCTCGACCTGCTCTCCGGCGGACGTGCGGAAATCATGGCGGGCCGCGGCTCCTTCACGGAGTCGTTCCCGTTGTTCGGATACGACCTGTCGGACTACGACACTCTCTTCGAAGAGAAGCTGGACCTTCTGCTGAAGATCCGCGCTGAAGAGAGGGTGACCTGGTCGGGTCGCCACCGTGCCTCTCTGTCGGACCAAGGTGTTTACCCCCGCCCGGCACAGGATCAGCTGCCCCTATGGGTAGGGGTCGGTGGATCACCGTCGTCCGCCATCCGTGCCGGCAAGCTTGGACTGCCCCTGTCTCTGGGCATCATCGCCGGCGACGTCCGGCGCTTCGCTCCTCTGGTGGACCTGTACAGGGCAACCGCCCTCGAGGCCGGCCACTCGGAGAGCGCCCTGAAGGTCAGCATCAACGCCCACGGGTATGTCGCTGACAGCAAAGAGCAGGCCATCGACCTGAGCTACCCCTACTTCCAGTCCGCGATGAGCACCTTCCTCAATGCGCCCTTCTCGGCCCTGCCGACGAAGCAGCACTACGGTAAGGACACCTCTCTGCAGGGAGCCCTCGTCGCAGGGTCCCCCGAGGACGTCGCCGAGAAGATCCTGTTCCAGCAGAGCGTCTTCGGCAACGAACGCTTCCTCATGCAGATCAGCGTCGGAACCATGCCGCACAAAGAGGTCATGCGATCCATCGAACTCCTCGGCACCCGTGTAGCCCCGATCGTTCGCGCCGACTCGCTCGCCTCCGCAGCCTGA
- a CDS encoding IS1380 family transposase: MQKSTCVFPSVPVTFTGQSLVSHAGVKVLTGFMDALGFGALCEDRLGQFVPAGATHRPGRLVGSLAAMLAAGGEHVSDLDILRVSPGVFGQLPSNATVSRFFERTVTNPELFGYGIETLTRQLRSTAWEAAGNRNPALSATAADPLILDLDATLVASHSEKENVAGTYKGGYGFAPFIASCDYGAGNGTGEILACLLRTGNAGANSADDHIRVFETAVSGLPEGFFDETGALAGENVLVRTDSAGASRKFLWYLHSRNAQFSVSYPVPAAKAHMVDWINDKKNWQPALDQAGNDRTDAWVINATDIIPLTDYPPGTNLFLRAEPLHPGAQPTLLDIDGHRITAFLTNSPRWHGPFLDARHRARARCENRIKTLKNTGLGKLPFFDFAANQAWAWIAALASNLVSWLQLTALPAGDHAKGWDIKRWRYRLFATAGKIITRARKSYLLLPGTAPEHQLIHRLLEATASIAASLKNPTAIMQT; this comes from the coding sequence ATGCAAAAGTCTACCTGTGTTTTTCCGTCGGTTCCGGTCACTTTCACCGGCCAGTCGCTGGTCTCCCACGCCGGGGTGAAGGTCCTGACCGGTTTCATGGATGCCCTGGGTTTCGGGGCACTGTGCGAGGACCGGTTGGGCCAGTTCGTTCCCGCAGGCGCGACGCACCGGCCCGGCCGGCTGGTCGGTTCTCTGGCGGCGATGCTGGCCGCCGGAGGTGAACACGTGTCCGATCTGGACATCCTGCGGGTCTCACCGGGGGTCTTCGGCCAGCTGCCCTCGAACGCGACGGTGTCCCGGTTTTTCGAACGGACCGTGACGAACCCCGAGCTGTTCGGCTATGGCATCGAAACCCTCACCCGGCAACTGCGCTCCACGGCCTGGGAAGCGGCCGGGAACCGGAACCCGGCGTTGTCGGCGACAGCGGCGGATCCGCTCATCCTGGACCTGGACGCCACCCTCGTGGCCTCACACTCGGAGAAGGAAAACGTCGCCGGCACCTACAAGGGCGGCTACGGCTTCGCCCCCTTCATCGCGTCCTGTGACTACGGTGCCGGTAACGGCACCGGGGAAATCCTCGCCTGCCTGCTGCGGACCGGCAACGCCGGCGCGAACAGCGCCGATGACCACATCCGCGTCTTCGAGACCGCCGTGTCCGGCCTGCCCGAAGGATTCTTCGACGAGACCGGGGCGCTGGCCGGAGAGAACGTCCTGGTCCGCACCGACAGCGCCGGAGCCTCAAGGAAGTTCCTCTGGTACCTGCACAGCCGGAACGCCCAGTTCTCCGTCTCCTACCCCGTCCCCGCGGCCAAAGCCCACATGGTCGATTGGATCAACGACAAGAAGAACTGGCAGCCGGCCCTGGACCAGGCCGGCAACGACCGGACCGATGCCTGGGTCATCAACGCCACCGACATCATCCCGCTCACCGACTACCCGCCGGGAACGAACCTGTTCCTGCGCGCCGAGCCCCTGCACCCCGGCGCGCAACCGACGCTGCTGGACATCGACGGGCACCGGATCACCGCGTTCCTGACCAACTCACCGCGCTGGCACGGCCCGTTCCTTGACGCCAGACACCGCGCCCGGGCCCGGTGCGAAAACCGGATCAAGACCCTGAAAAACACCGGTCTGGGCAAGCTGCCGTTCTTCGACTTCGCCGCGAACCAGGCCTGGGCGTGGATCGCAGCCCTGGCCTCCAACCTCGTCTCCTGGCTCCAGCTCACCGCGCTCCCCGCCGGCGACCACGCCAAGGGATGGGACATCAAACGCTGGCGCTACCGGCTCTTCGCCACTGCAGGCAAGATCATCACCCGCGCCAGAAAGAGCTATCTCCTCCTGCCCGGAACGGCACCCGAACACCAACTGATCCACAGATTACTCGAAGCCACCGCAAGCATCGCGGCGAGCCTCAAGAACCCCACCGCCATCATGCAGACCTGA